A genome region from Christensenella minuta includes the following:
- a CDS encoding metallophosphoesterase: MDKDKLMFRVTEYTIKNEKIKTPVRIAQISDLHEKSFGRKNRILFETVEGLRPDLVAITGDMIYHSHTKHPNRAYIENVAAWAGGRAFPSFFVTGNHERMWADYTKAIFTENGVTVLDGRHVSFTAGGTALNIGGVDDPTIDAHSAGRLCFPQDGRFNLLLAHDPLPFRGGYDRTGADLVLCGHTHGGQIRLPGGKALISPGSHTLFPQYSDGLYTSGRAAMIISMGLGVSVIPFRLFAPSEVLLIHLVPSA; this comes from the coding sequence ATGGATAAGGATAAGCTAATGTTTCGCGTGACTGAATATACCATAAAAAACGAAAAGATCAAAACGCCTGTGCGGATCGCGCAGATTTCCGACCTGCATGAAAAATCGTTCGGCAGGAAGAACCGCATCCTGTTTGAGACAGTGGAGGGACTGCGGCCCGACCTCGTGGCGATCACCGGGGATATGATCTACCATTCCCATACGAAGCATCCCAACCGGGCGTATATCGAAAATGTGGCCGCATGGGCGGGAGGCCGCGCTTTTCCCTCTTTTTTTGTGACGGGAAACCATGAACGTATGTGGGCGGACTATACCAAAGCCATTTTTACGGAAAACGGCGTGACCGTGCTGGACGGAAGACATGTTTCCTTTACCGCGGGCGGCACAGCGCTCAATATCGGCGGGGTGGACGACCCTACGATTGACGCGCACAGCGCGGGGCGCCTGTGTTTTCCGCAGGACGGCCGCTTCAATTTATTGCTGGCGCATGATCCCCTGCCTTTTCGCGGCGGCTATGACCGGACGGGCGCAGACCTTGTGCTCTGCGGGCACACCCACGGAGGACAAATCCGCCTTCCGGGCGGCAAAGCCCTCATCTCCCCGGGAAGCCATACGCTTTTCCCTCAATATTCGGACGGGCTTTATACGAGTGGCCGCGCCGCGATGATTATCAGTATGGGCCTCGGCGTTTCCGTCATTCCGTTTCGCCTGTTTGCGCCGAGCGAGGTGCTGCTCATCCATCTTGTCCCCAGCGCCTGA